CACCAGTTTTATGTAGTTTTTTACTTACCAGTGATAAACAACTAAGCAAACAAGAACAAGAAAGTTGGTTGGTTCGAAAATTAAAACAACTGTATTATAAAACATTAACTAAAGCATTGCAGTGGAAAAAAGCAATATTAGCATTTACTTTATTATTATTTATTATTACTATATTTATTTTGACGAATTTAGGTAGAAGTTTTTTGCCAGAATTTAATGAAGGTTCTTTAGTAATAAGTGCAGTTTCATTACCAGGAATTTCATTAGAAGAAAGTAATAAAATTGGCAATCAAATTGAAAAGAAACTAAAAGAAATACCAGAAGTAAATGTAACGACAAGAAGAACAGGACGCTCTGAATTAGACGAACATGCTCAAGGTGTTAATGCCTCTGAAATTGATGCACCATTTACACTAAGCAATAGGTCGAGAGATGAATTTTTGGAAGATGTAAGAACCAAACTAAAAACAGTTTCTGGTGTAAATATTAGTATTGGTCAGCCAATATCTCACAGAATAGACCATATGCTTTCTGGTACGCGTGCTAATATTGCAATAAAAATATTTGGAAATGATATATCTAAATTAGAATTATTATCTAAACAAATAAAAAAAGAAATTGAATCTGTAGAAGGACTTGTAGATATAAACACAGAACAGCTTATAGAAATTCCACAAATTCAAATCAAACCAAATAGAACAATGCTAAATTACTATGGTTTAACCATCAACGATTTTAATGAGTTTATTGATATTGCTTTTGCTGGAGAAACAGTATCACAAATTTATGAAGACAATAAAACTTTTAATTTAGTACTTAAATACGACGACTTAAACAGAGGCAAAATTGAAAATATGAAACAAACTTTGGTTGATGTTAAAGACAATCAAAAAGTACCATTATATTACCTTGCTGATGTTGTAAGCACTACTGGACCAAATACAATTAATAGAGAAAATGTTCAACGAAAAACAGTAGTATCGGCTAATGTTTTTGAAAGAGACCAAAAAAGTGTAGTGAATGAAATTCAATCAATCATTGAAAATAAAATTGAATTACCAGAAGCTTACCACATAGAATATGGTGGTCAGTTCGAAGCAGAAGCACAAGCATCTAAAATTTTATTATTAACATCACTATTATCTATATTTATAATATTTTTAATATTGTACAAACAATTAAGTTCATTCAGTTTAGCATTTATTATTCTTATCAATTTACCATTAGCACTTATTGGTGGTGTGTTTAGTATTTTAATTACAAAAGGCATGCTAAGTATTCCAGCTATTATTGGCTTTATTACTTTATTTGGTGTTGCTACAAGAAATGGTATTATTTTAATTTCCAACTATAAATCGCTACAAGAACAAGGTTATAGTTTAATAGATACTATAATGCATGGATCTACAGATAGACTAAGTCCTATATTAATGACAGCACTTACTGCTGGTTTAGCATTAATACCATTGGCATTAGGAAGCAGTCTTCCTGGAAACGAAATTCAAAGTCCTATGGCAAAAGTAATTTTAGGTGGACTATTAAGTTCTACTTTCTTAAACATTTATATTGTACCAATAATTTATTATTTAAAAAATAAAAATAATTATAATAATGAAAAAATATAGTTTATTAATCATAAGTATACTACTGTTTAGTCGCTTTAGTTGGGCTACTAATTCATTAGATTCAATTATACAAGTAATACAAAAAAACAATCCAAGTTTGCTATATCAAACAAAATATATAGAAGCATTAAAAATGGAATATAGCACAGAAGGCAATTTGTATAATCCAAATGTTACTTTTGATTATTTAAGAGGTTTGCCTAATGCTATTGCAGGAAGTCAGTATGATGTTACGCTTACACAACAATTCGATTTTCCTTCTGTGTATGCCAAAAAAAAGGAGTTGGCAAATATTAAACATACAAGAGATAGCTATTTAATAGAAAGTGAAAAGTACGATATTATTAATCAAGTAAAATTATTGTGTATTGAAATAATCTATAGAAATAAATTAGATAACTTAATTAATAATAGAATTATAAGTATTGAAAAATTAAAAAACGATTTTCAAATTAAACTCAATAATGGCTATGGCAATATTTTAGATGTCAATAAAACACAGCTAAAACTAATTGAAATTAATAACGAAAAACAGTTGAATCAATCCATATTAAAACAACTAAATCAAAAGTTAACAGCATTAAATGGTGGAAATGCAATACAATTTCAAGATACTATTTATCCAAGTATCAATACTACTATTGAGTTAGAAACAATATTACAACAAAGCAATCAAAACAATCCAATTAACAGTTATCTCCATCAAGAACAAGCAGTTGTTAATCAAGAAATCAATGTTGCAAAAGCAATGGCATTACCAAAATTCGAAGTAGGTTATCATTATCAAGGTTTGTTAAATCAAAATTTTCATGGAGCTATTGTCGGATTATCACTTCCGTTGTGGGAAAATAAAAATAAAGTAAAAGCAAAAGAAGCATTGCTCGTTTCTAATCAACTTAAAATGAACGACTATATCAATCAGCAAGAAGCTACAATTTTACAACAATACGAACAATATACTATATTTAAAAATACTTATAATAGTTATGATAATCAAATGCAAAATTATAACAATACTCATTTGCTTACAAAAGCATTACAGTTAGGCGAAATAACTACTATCGACTATTTTTTAGAAACCGATTTTATTTTTAACATGAACAAAAACAAACTTGAAACACAATATCAGTTGTATAACACCATCATTCATCTTTTAAAATACTTAGAATAAATATTGAATGTTATAGTTATACAGCAAAAAAATAAACAAACAGATTGTATCTTATAAATTACTAACAATCACTAATTTAGAAATTTATCTTATATTTGTATAGAATACTAACTAAAAATAAGAATAAATACGATGTCAAATTTGGATATTTTGTGTTTTGCTGCACATCCTGACGATGTGGAATTATCTTGTGGAGGAACCATTGCTAAACATATAGACTTAGGATATACCATTGGAATCTGCGATTTAACTCGTGGCGAATTAGGTACTCGTGGAAATGCAGAAACGCGTAGAGATGAAGCTTTAAATGCATCTAAAATATTAAACATTAAGTATAGAGAAAACTTAGGATTACAAGATGGTTTTTTTGATATTAATGAACAAAATATAATTGATGTTGTAAAGATTATTAGAAAATATAAACCTAAAATTGTATTGTGTAATGCAACTCACGATAGGCATTTAGACCATTCTAGAGCTGGCGACTTAGTTGTGCGTGCTGCATTTTTAAGTGGCTTGGTAAAAATCAATACCAACCAAGATGCATGGCGACCAAGTGTTGTGTATCGTTATATTCAAGACTATCACAACACACCAGATTTTGTAGTTGATATTTCTAAATACATGGACATAAAACTAGAAGCAATCAAAGCATATGCTACACAGTTTTATAATATTCATAGTAAAGAGTTAGAAACGCCAATTTCTAAAAAAGACTTTTTCGATTTTATTATTGCAAGAGCAAAAGAATTTGGTCGACCAGCTGGTTTTGAATTTGCCGAAGGTTTTAACAAAGAAAGATACATTGGTATCGAAAATTTATTTCATTTGATATAGTGATATTAGCCATTAGTAGTACTAGTCAATAAGTCATTAGTAATGTTAGTCATTGGTTATTAGTCATTAGATTATTTTGCACTTTCGTCATATTGAGCGATAGCGAAATATTTCATAATTATTAAATTAGCAGATATTAACAATAGTAAATACTAATTAGTATTAGATACCAATCAAACTAAAGTCTTAAATCTATCAATCTTGGCTCTAAAAATCCTGATACTTTTTCAGTAACTTTATTGTATGAATAAAATGCTACTCATTATATTTTTTTGCAGTACACTACTAACCGTATTTGCAAAAAACCAAATTATAGTGTCGTTTAATAATAAAGGCACTCAAATCAAAACAGAGGATTATAATGCAACTAGTTTAGAAAAAAGAAATCAAAATAACATAGCATTTAATTATACAGATTTTCCAATTAATGAAAGTTATATACAAAAAATAGAAAATTTAAACTGTAAATTAAAAGCAAAATCAAAATGGTTAAACTTGGCTTTGTTTGATATAGAAGATAAAGCAGTGATTACTGAGATACAACAATTGAGTTTTGTGAAACAAGTACAATTTATTCCATCAACAACTTCAAATAAAAGTTTAGAAAAATTAAATACAAATAATAAAACATTTAATAATGCAAGATTATTATATGATGATACATTGACTTATGGTCAAATTCATCAAATGAATGGCGATTATTTACACGACTTAGGATTTAACGGACAAGGAAAGATTATTGCTGTTTTAGACGCTGGATTTATTAATGCAAATGTTATTACTGGTTTGCAAACAGTTTTCAATAACAATCAAGTATTAGGTACTTGGGATTTTGTTCAAAATGATACTACTGTCTATGAATCTCATACTCATGGTTTATATGTTTTTGGATTAATGGCAGGACAAATTACTGGTAAATATAAAGGTACTGCAACTCAAAGTAATTACTACTTATTTAAAACCGAAAATGCAGCTTCTGAATTGTTGAGCGAAGAAGTTTTTTTAGCACAAGCATTAGAGCAATGTGATGCACTTGGCGTAGATGTCGTTAATATTTCATTAGGTTATACTACATTTGATAGTGTAGCACAAAACCATAGCTACGCAGATTTAGATGGCAATACCACTATAGCAGCACAAGCAGTTAATTTAGCAACATCTAAAGGAATTTTGGTAGTAACATCAGCAGGAAACGAAGGCAATAATTCATGGCGTTACATATCTACACCAGCAGATGCTACTGGTGCTTTAACTGTTGGAGCTGTATATATTAATGGTTTGCCAACATCTTTTACAAGTAAATGTTTTCCTAACTATTTCCAAGTAAAACCAAATGTAGCAGCTTGCGGAGCTAATGATTATATTTTAAGTCCATACAATACTATTGGCACAGGAAGTGGCACATCATTTTCATCGCCATTGGTTGCAGGAATGAGTGCTAGTTTGTGGCAAGCATTTCCTACACTTAATAATTTACAAAT
Above is a genomic segment from Chitinophagales bacterium containing:
- a CDS encoding efflux RND transporter permease subunit — protein: MLNNIIKYALSNRLFVLAISVLLIIYGLYISKNMEIDVFPDLTAPTVTVLTEAHGLSTEEVEKLVTFQIETAVNGATNVRRVRSSSATGISIVWIEFEWNTDIYKARQVVSEKLNSINEKLPKGINTPVMAPQTSIMGEIMYIGVSSNTLSQMEVRTIADWNIRPRLLSIEGVAQVTTIGGDYKEYQILASPQKMNAYNVSLIELLHACEALNGNATGGFISEYGNEYTIKGIGRANSIKDISEAYIKTINNNPITVGDVAEVKIGAAPKIGDGSLNAKPAVIMSVLKQPATNTIELTNKIDDAIAQLSKSIGKDIEINTEIFRQKNFIDASINNIQKVLFEGAIFVILIITLFLMNWRATLISLVTIPISILVTIITLKYLGYTLNTMSLGGIAIAVGDLVDDAIIDVENVFKRLKQNAKLPLIEQKNKIDVIFDASFEIRHSIINATFIIIIAFFPLFFLSGMEGKLLKPLGIAFIVSLFSSLIISITLTPVLCSFLLTSDKQLSKQEQESWLVRKLKQLYYKTLTKALQWKKAILAFTLLLFIITIFILTNLGRSFLPEFNEGSLVISAVSLPGISLEESNKIGNQIEKKLKEIPEVNVTTRRTGRSELDEHAQGVNASEIDAPFTLSNRSRDEFLEDVRTKLKTVSGVNISIGQPISHRIDHMLSGTRANIAIKIFGNDISKLELLSKQIKKEIESVEGLVDINTEQLIEIPQIQIKPNRTMLNYYGLTINDFNEFIDIAFAGETVSQIYEDNKTFNLVLKYDDLNRGKIENMKQTLVDVKDNQKVPLYYLADVVSTTGPNTINRENVQRKTVVSANVFERDQKSVVNEIQSIIENKIELPEAYHIEYGGQFEAEAQASKILLLTSLLSIFIIFLILYKQLSSFSLAFIILINLPLALIGGVFSILITKGMLSIPAIIGFITLFGVATRNGIILISNYKSLQEQGYSLIDTIMHGSTDRLSPILMTALTAGLALIPLALGSSLPGNEIQSPMAKVILGGLLSSTFLNIYIVPIIYYLKNKNNYNNEKI
- a CDS encoding TolC family protein codes for the protein MKKYSLLIISILLFSRFSWATNSLDSIIQVIQKNNPSLLYQTKYIEALKMEYSTEGNLYNPNVTFDYLRGLPNAIAGSQYDVTLTQQFDFPSVYAKKKELANIKHTRDSYLIESEKYDIINQVKLLCIEIIYRNKLDNLINNRIISIEKLKNDFQIKLNNGYGNILDVNKTQLKLIEINNEKQLNQSILKQLNQKLTALNGGNAIQFQDTIYPSINTTIELETILQQSNQNNPINSYLHQEQAVVNQEINVAKAMALPKFEVGYHYQGLLNQNFHGAIVGLSLPLWENKNKVKAKEALLVSNQLKMNDYINQQEATILQQYEQYTIFKNTYNSYDNQMQNYNNTHLLTKALQLGEITTIDYFLETDFIFNMNKNKLETQYQLYNTIIHLLKYLE
- the bshB1 gene encoding bacillithiol biosynthesis deacetylase BshB1, coding for MSNLDILCFAAHPDDVELSCGGTIAKHIDLGYTIGICDLTRGELGTRGNAETRRDEALNASKILNIKYRENLGLQDGFFDINEQNIIDVVKIIRKYKPKIVLCNATHDRHLDHSRAGDLVVRAAFLSGLVKINTNQDAWRPSVVYRYIQDYHNTPDFVVDISKYMDIKLEAIKAYATQFYNIHSKELETPISKKDFFDFIIARAKEFGRPAGFEFAEGFNKERYIGIENLFHLI
- a CDS encoding S8 family serine peptidase, translated to MNKMLLIIFFCSTLLTVFAKNQIIVSFNNKGTQIKTEDYNATSLEKRNQNNIAFNYTDFPINESYIQKIENLNCKLKAKSKWLNLALFDIEDKAVITEIQQLSFVKQVQFIPSTTSNKSLEKLNTNNKTFNNARLLYDDTLTYGQIHQMNGDYLHDLGFNGQGKIIAVLDAGFINANVITGLQTVFNNNQVLGTWDFVQNDTTVYESHTHGLYVFGLMAGQITGKYKGTATQSNYYLFKTENAASELLSEEVFLAQALEQCDALGVDVVNISLGYTTFDSVAQNHSYADLDGNTTIAAQAVNLATSKGILVVTSAGNEGNNSWRYISTPADATGALTVGAVYINGLPTSFTSKCFPNYFQVKPNVAACGANDYILSPYNTIGTGSGTSFSSPLVAGMSASLWQAFPTLNNLQIKAAIEQSASLYPSFDSLIGYGIPDFKKAYEYLQQITPINQNRLSNIKIYPTLIVNNSNNIFINNLIDNQSTLIYIINNQGRIMYSTGNFIANTNEMIPSNQISQLSSGLYHIIIQQNGKSNNFKFVKQ